A section of the Pleuronectes platessa chromosome 7, fPlePla1.1, whole genome shotgun sequence genome encodes:
- the usb1 gene encoding U6 snRNA phosphodiesterase 1 has product MLVGYSSSSEEENQEEHQEEHQEETAPNKDASPTREEEEEGEDGCPARKKPRAEPQVTKTRLPVPGSLMSMFPDDDDPETEDSSLHGGRIRSFRHERGNWATYVYLPYHPEEEFEEVLEELFSAASDGGVDLTQQEEFHLSLSQTVVLRHHWIQPFIQSLRADLAHCKKFVCSARKLKVYCNAEKTRTFLGIEVCSGQTQLLDVVRVVDRTMTEFRLDTFYKEPSFHVSLAWCVGDMREKMDGCIQKLQCLVDEREEGPFELRLDGVELRCRTGNKTFRFPLEP; this is encoded by the exons ATGTTGGTGGggtacagcagcagctccgaggaggagaaccaggaggAGCACCAGGAGGAGCACCAGGAGGAGACTGCTCCCAACAAAGATGCTTCTCCCAcgcgtgaggaggaagaggagggagaggatggCTGCCCGGCGAGGAAGAAACCCAGAGCTGAACCACAGGTCACCAAaacaag GCTTCCTGTCCCTGGTTCCCTCATGTCCATGTTCCCAGATGACGATGACCCAGAGACGGAGGACAGTTCCCTCCACGGTGGACGGATCCGCTCGTTCAGACACGAGAGAGGAAACTGGGCCACCTATGTTTATTTACCAT aCCATCCTGAGGAGGAGTttgaggaggtgctggaggagctgTTCTCCGCTGCGAGCGACGGGGGGGTGGATTTGACCCAACAGGAGGAGTTCCACCTCAGCCTGTCTCAGACGGTGGTGCTGAGACACCACTGGATCCAGCCCTTTATACAGAGCCTCCGGGCAGACCTGGCCCACTGCAAGAA GTTTGTTTGCTCTGCGAGGAAACTGAAGGTCTATTGTAACGCTGAGAAGACGAG GACGTTCCTGGGAATAGAAGTGTGTTCTGGTCAAACTCAGCTGTTGGACGTAGTCCGAGTCGTGGACAGAACGATGACAGAGTTTCGTCTGGACACTTTTTACAAG GAGCCGTCTTTCCATGTGAGTCTGGCCTGGTGTGTCGGAGACATGAGGGAGAAGATGGACGGATGTATTCAGAAGCTGCAG TGCTTGGTTGATGAACGTGAAGAAGGACCGTTTGAGCTGAGGCTGGACGGCGTGGAGCTGCGCTGCAGGACAGGAAACAAAACCTTCCGCTTCCCCCTGGAGCCATAA
- the znf319b gene encoding zinc finger protein 319, translated as MSEAWPQHAVAPPPVVHTLPPGAESALGCAVYGIVLQPDATSLQQQTQHGQHSQQHSGGPHGSGAHSQPQHAAQQTPLQVAAEGGHKCAACGHDISHLANPHEHQCMVSQDRSFQCTQCMKIFHQATDLLEHQCVQVEQKPFVCGVCKMGFSLLTSLAQHHTSHNSTNPMKCSICEKTYRPGSGNATPTSNNPQQPSSDGASASSSTSILPFPSARDRPYKCPVCQKGFKHMSELTRHERVHTGEKPFKCDTCDKAFSQSSHLQHHQRTHSNDRPFKCAVCEKSFKHRSHLVRHMYVHSGEHLFKCNLCELHFKESSELLHHPCHPQGSRPFRCATCGKGFKRPSDLRQHERTHSEERPFHCEECQMSFKQQYALVRHRRTHKDPTDRPFKCNLCDKGFLQPSHLLYHQHVHGMDNLFKCASCQKEFSQSGELLRHKCGESANNSPDKPYKCDVCGKGYKKSSTLQRHQNSHCQEKPLKCSLCDRRFLSSSDFVQHRCDPSREKPLKCPECEKRFKYSSDLNRHRRIHTGEKPYKCDHCNKGFKQREHLIKHQSTHSREGQFKCVWCGERYSDLGSLQDHTVQHTAEGGGYPVPQCL; from the coding sequence ATGTCGGAGGCCTGGCCGCAGCACGCCGTGGCTCCTCCTCCGGTCGTCCACACCCTCCCTCCAGGAGCCGAGAGCGCTCTGGGCTGTGCCGTGTACGGTATCGTGCTGCAGCCGGATGCTACGTCGCTACAGCAGCAGACCCAGCATGGGCAGCACAGCCAGCAGCACAGCGGAGGCCCGCATGGAAGCGGGGCGCACAGTCAGCCGCAGCACGCCGCCCAGCAGACCCCCCTGCAAGTAGCTGCAGAGGGAGGACACAAGTGTGCGGCCTGTGGACATGATATCTCCCACCTGGCGAACCCACATGAGCACCAGTGCATGGTGAGTCAGGACCGGTCGTTCCAGTGCACCCAGTGCATGAAGATCTTCCACCAGGCGACCGACTTGCTCGAGCATCAGTGTGTTCAGGTGGAGCAGAAGCCgtttgtgtgtggggtgtgtaAGATGGGATTCTCTCTACTCACGTCTCTCGCTCAGCACCACACGTCTCATAACAGCACCAACCCGATGAAGTGTTCAATATGTGAGAAGACCTACCGGCCCGGTTCTGGCAATGCCACGCCAACCTCCAACAACCCCCAGCAGCCCAGCAGTGATGGGGCATCGGCCAGCAGCAGCACGTCTATTCTTCCCTTTCCCTCGGCCCGAGACCGACCGTACAAATGCCCTGTTTGCCAGAAAGGCTTCAAACACATGTCGGAACTCACACGGCACGAGAGGGTGCACACGGGAGAGAAGCCCTTCAAATGTGACACCTGTGACAAGGCCTTCAGCCAGTCGTCGCATCTCCAGCACCACCAGCGAACACACAGCAACGATCGCCCATTCAAGTGCGCCGTCTGCGAAAAGAGTTTCAAACACCGGTCCCACCTCGTGCGCCACATGTACGTGCACTCAGGCGAGCACTTGTTCAAATGCAACTTGTGCGAGCTGCATTTCAAAGAGTCGTCGGAGCTCCTCCACCACCCCTGCCACCCGCAGGGTTCCCGCCCGTTTCGCTGTGCCACATGTGGCAAAGGCTTCAAGCGACCATCGGACCTCCGCCAACATGAGCGCACCCACTCTGAGGAGCGTCCTTTCCACTGTGAGGAGTGTCAGATGAGCTTCAAACAGCAGTACGCACTCGTGCgccacagacgcacacataaGGACCCGACTGACCGGCCGTTCAAATGCAACCTGTGTGACAAAGGTTTCCTGCAGCCCTCTCACCTCCTTTACCACCAGCACGTTCACGGCATGGATAACCTTTTCAAGTGCGCCTCGTGCCAGAAGGAGTTCAGCCAGTCAGGAGAGCTGCTCCGACACAAATGTGGCGAGTCGGCCAACAACTCACCAGACAAGCCGTATAAGTGTGACGTCTGTGGCAAGGGCTACAAGAAGAGTTCCACGCTCCAGCGTCATCAAAACTCTCACTGCCAAGAGAAGCCCCTCAAGTGCTCGCTGTGTGACCGCCGCTTCCTGTCCTCTTCCGATTTCGTCCAGCACCGCTGCGACCCGTCACGGGAAAAGCCGCTCAAGTGCCCGGAATGTGAGAAACGCTTCAAATACTCATCGGACCTGAACCGACACCGGCGAATACATACGGGGGAGAAACCGTACAAATGTGACCACTGCAATAAGGGCTTCAAACAGCGCGAGCACCTGATCAAACACCAGAGCACGCACTCCAGAGAGGGGCAGTTCAAGTGTGTCTGGTGTGGAGAGCGTTACAGTGACTTGGGTTCTTTGCAGGATCACACGGTGCAGCACACGGCTGAAGGAGGCGGTTATCCGGTGCCCCAGTGCTTATAA